A window of the Vigna angularis cultivar LongXiaoDou No.4 chromosome 3, ASM1680809v1, whole genome shotgun sequence genome harbors these coding sequences:
- the LOC128195935 gene encoding ABC transporter G family member 1-like, whose product MFRWAKMLLNDTFSEARDGEIMAILDASSSEKSTSIDALANRITKGNLKGTVAVRVASSEAKFRLSCMLSKLKKNSRVQALIEQPGLRNVVKTVIDDKGHRGESGRECQRVSIGINIIHDPILMFLDEPTSRLDSTNAFLVVKILQRIAQSGSIMIMSIHRHSYWFCPQSAN is encoded by the exons ATGTTCAGGTGGGCCAAGATGCTGCTTAACGATACCTTCAGTGAGGCACGTGACGGTGAGATCATGGCGATCCTCGACGCCAGCAGTTCTGAAAAGTCAACATCGATCGACGCACTGGCGAACCGAATCACCAAGGGAAATCTAAAAGGCACGGTGGCAGTTAGAGTCGCGTCTTCTGAAG CGAAATTCAGACTTTCATGCATGCTCTCcaagttaaagaaaaattccCGTGTCCAAGCTCTCATCGAGCAGCCAGGTCTTCGAAATGTTGTGAAAACAGTCATTGATGACAAAGGTCATCGCGGAGAATCAGGCAGAGAGTGTCAGAGAGTTTCCATTGGCATCAACATTATCCACGACCCGATCCTGATGTTCCTGGATGAGCCAACCTCGAGACTTGACTCCACCAATGCGTTCTTGGTGGTGAAGATTTTGCAGAGAATCGCACAGAGCGGAAGCATCATGATCATGTCCATTCACCGTCACAGTTACTGGTTTTGCCCCCAATCTGCAAATTAG
- the LOC108326588 gene encoding G-box-binding factor 4 isoform X1, which translates to MASSKLMASSHSRNSESSSPSPTPQFTTTNFIPISDAAVTAAPKTVDDVWREIVAGDRRECKEEAPDDEMMTLEDFLAKAGAVDDDNNEEVDCDMKIPMPLTERLGSGVFAFDPLLAATPFQDGVEGSVIGFGNGVEVVEGGRGKRARPVLEQLDKAAQQRQRRMIKNRESAARSRERKQAYQVELESLAVKLEEENDKLLKEKVIFFSRSHHKWVQCYSLFLIPSHLKSSLLKYNLSCFLASAYAVNVSEAMNIL; encoded by the exons ATGGCATCTTCCAAGTTAATGGCTTCTTCCCATTCACGGAACTCAGAGTCCTCCTCTCCTTCTCCCACGCCTCAATTTACCACCACCAACTTCATCCCCATCTCCGACGCCGCCGTCACCGCCGCCCCCAAGACCGTCGATGATGTGTGGCGGGAGATCGTGGCCGGAGACCGCCGCGAATGCAAGGAAGAGGCTCCTGACGACGAGATGATGACTCTCGAAGACTTCCTCGCCAAGGCCGGCGCAGTCGACGATGACAACAATGAAGAAGTCGATTGCGACATGAAGATTCCAATGCCCCTCACGGAGAGGCTTGGCAGCGGCGTCTTCGCCTTCGATCCCCTCCTCGCCGCGACGCCGTTTCAGGATGGAGTGGAAGGCTCCGTCATAGGGTTTGGGAACGGCGTGGAGGTGGTTGAAGGCGGGAGAGGAAAGAGAGCACGTCCCGTTTTGGAACAGTTGGATAAGGCAGCGCAACAGAGACAGAGGAGGATGATTAAAAACAGAGAATCTGCTGCTAGGTCTCGGGAACGCAAGCAG GCTTACCAAGTGGAATTAGAGTCCTTGGCGGTGAAACTAGAGGAGGAAAACGACAAGCTCTTGAAGGAAAAG GTCATATTTTTCTCTCGCTCTCATCATAAATGGGTTCAGTGTTATTCTCTATTTCTAATTCCGTCACACCTGAAGTCATCCTTGCTTAAGTATAACCTGTCTTGTTTCTTGGCATCTGCTTATGCAGTAAATGTTTCTGAAGCCATGAATATTTTGTAG
- the LOC108324128 gene encoding protein PHLOEM UNLOADING MODULATOR: MPWPAKNAGLGIAAMSYIAVDYLRHLSPTWHSRLQPVLWSLLALAAVVRVPSYRHWSAEFRSAIPFVTSMLFMLSALLFEALSVRSVTAVLGLDWHRNTPPLPDTGQWFLLALNEKLPSPIVEILRARIIGLHHFLMLFMMLAFSVLFDSVKAPGLGLGARYMFTMAVGRLLRAITFASTILPSARPWCAGSRFRVPAYPHPWAQKYYVPYAKDHDAISRVINLDTAYVDIGKPVSDYQPDWGSMSFLIDFLRPTVSEGPTWYSLLKKAGGGCNDLLYSGHMLVAVLTAMAWTEAYGGFSSALVWLLLMHSAQREIRERHHYTVDCIVAIYVGILLWKMTGFIWSHEAKSSNRSLTKLETIQSRLVQASKDSDIDKVRELLKEIELISEESKDSTGIKHARLFRSATIFFALTIVVLAFTLTSDG, encoded by the exons ATGCCGTGGCCGGCGAAGAACGCCGGCCTGGGCATAGCCGCCATGTCCTACATAGCCGTTGACTACCTACGCCACCTGTCCCCGACGTGGCACTCCCGGCTGCAACCGGTGCTGTGGTCCCTCCTCGCCCTCGCCGCTGTGGTCCGCGTCCCCTCCTACCGTCACTGGTCCGCCGAGTTCCGTTCGGCGATTCCGTTTGTCACCTCCATGCTCTTCATGCTCTCCGCGCTTCTCTTCGAAGCCCTCTCCGTCCGCTCCGTCACCGCCGTCCTCGGCCTCGACTGGCACCG gAATACGCCTCCTCTTCCAGATACGGGTCAATGGTTTCTCTTGGCGTTGAATGAGAAACTTCCTAGTCCAATTGTTGAGATATTAAGAGCTCGAATCATTGGACTGCACCATTTCTTGATGTTGTTTATGATGCTGGCGTTCTCTGTGCTATTTGATTCTGTGAAAGCTCCGGGCCTCGGATTAGGTGCTAGATATATGTTTACCATGGCAGTTGGCCGCCTTCTTCGTGCCATAACTTTTGCATCTACAATTTTGCCATCAGCCCGTCCTTGGTGTGCTGGTTCTCGGTTCAGAGTTCCAGCGTACCCTCATCCTTGGGCCCAAAAGTATTATGTTCCTTATGCCAAAGATCACGATGCTATCAGCCGAGTGATAAATCTAGATACAGCTTATG ttGACATTGGAAAACCAGTTAGCGATTACCAGCCAGATTGGGGTTCAATGAGCTTTCTGATTGATTTTTTGCGACCCACTGTCTCCGAAGGACCTACATGGTACAGTCTGTTAAAGAAAGCTGGAGGTGGCTGCAATGACCTCCTATACAGTGGCCACATGCTTGTTGCCGTACTCACAGCCATGGCTTGGACA GAAGCATATGGAGGTTTCAGTTCTGCTCTTGTATGGCTTCTTTTGATGCATAGTGCCCAAAGAGAAATACGAGAACGTCATCATTACACTGTAGACTGCATTGTAGCCATCTATGTGGGGATCCTCTTGTGGAAGATGACAGGTTTTATTTGGTCACATGAAGCTAAGTCAAGTAATAGGAGTCTGACTAAGCTGGAGACGATTCAAAGCAGACTAGTCCAAGCTTCAAAAGACTCGGACATTGACAAAGTGAGGGAGCTTCTGAAAGAGATTGAGTTAATCAGTGAAGAAAGCAAGGATTCGACTGGAATTAAACATGCACGGTTGTTTCGTAGTGCCACCATTTTCTTTGCACTCACCATTGTTGTTCTGGCTTTCACGTTGACAAGTGATGGATGA
- the LOC108325641 gene encoding UPF0496 protein At1g20180, translating to MSPKLRAWKTQDVKECREALKSINFHDEYHRTLRTKPYVDFYSKAQLLANQPSINYNHDNFSEVLLEPCQETIFSIVDSGTLSKTPKLKNLMLSYFDISAEASHICCNLLKSISQVLSYYQFIQRVLDIKDGDSFETFEVVIFELNSFTYSNDPFSNLKTHDFKLINDKHSSVLCHLKSMRKRVGRKIKLMKYLMKTSWFCVTAACVLVAITTMFIATHTLTAVILGPAILCFPFKHLKRELRGCKVSRKGSLGKVYEQLDIAAKGTYILNRDFDTMSRLVARLRDEIEHNREMVQFCLDRKEDKLSFEVVKELKKSDVIFRKQVEELEEHVYLCLVTINQARALVIKEMKRSE from the exons ATGTCGCCAAAATTAAGAGCTTGGAAAACTCAAG ATGTGAAGGAGTGCAGAGAAGCCCTGAAAAGCATAAACTTCCATGATGAGTACCATAGGACACTAAGAACAAAGCCCTATGTTGATTTCTACAGTAAAGCTCAATTACTTGCAAACCAGCCTTCCATTAATTACAACCATGACAATTTTTCGGAAGTCCTCCTTGAACCTTGCCAAGAAACTATATTTTCCATCGTTGATTCAGGAACCCTTTCAAAGACACCAAAACTCAAAAACCTTATGCTTAGTTACTTTGACATAAGCGCAGAAGCTTCACACATTTGCTGTAATCTTCTCAAAAGCATCAGCCAAGTCCTCTCTTATTATCAGTTCATTCAAAGAGTTCTGGACATTAAGGATGGTGACTCTTTCGAAACTTTTGAAGTGGTCATCTTTGAGCTAAACTCATTCACCTACTCAAATGACCCGTTTTCAAACCTTAAAACCCATGACTTCAAGCTCATCAATGATAAGCACTCATCAGTTTTGTGCCATCTAAAGTCAATGAGAAAAAGAGTGGGAAGGAAAATTAAGCTCATGAAGTATTTGATGAAGACATCTTGGTTTTGTGTCACTGCAGCTTGTGTCTTAGTGGCAATCACAACCATGTTTATAGCCACACATACTCTGACAGCAGTAATCTTGGGGCCAGCAATTCTCTGCTTCCCATTTAAGCATCTTAAGAGGGAGCTTAGAGGCTGTAAAGTTTCAAGAAAAGGGTCTCTTGGTAAAGTTTATGAGCAGCTTGACATAGCAGCCAAGGGGACTTACATATTGAATAGAGACTTTGACACGATGAGTAGACTTGTAGCTCGGCTTCGTGATGAAATTGAGCATAACAGAGAAATGGTGCAGTTCTGTTTGGACAGGAAAGAAGACAAATTATCATTTGAGGTTGTGAAGGAGCTTAAGAAAAGTGATGTAATATTCAGAAAACAAGTGGAAGAACTTGAAGAACATGTGTACTTGTGCCTTGTCACAATAAACCAGGCAAGGGCCTTGGTCATTAAGGAAATGAAAAGATCAGAATGA
- the LOC108326026 gene encoding sterol 3-beta-glucosyltransferase UGT80B1 encodes MMGSNEIQCLTQEVSEGVLDGRQKNDLKKMEIVKSQGEDEKFGGASSEDDESVQVSSSSRRGLEHCITAPVGAERNPLIVDDKFMISRSMTEKSGFPKRDTILDRLSERAKQLITNLVKIQNDGTVEVDLERSASVAPELLELQSFEESTVSGGFGSESKKFVPRLQIVILVVGTRGDVQPFVAIAKRLQEYGHHVRLATHANFKTFVKSAGVDFYPLGGDPRILAGYMARNKGLIPSGPAEISVQRKQLKAIIDSIPPACTAPDMETGVSFRAQSIIANPPAYGHVHVAEALGVPLHIFFTMPWTPTYQFPHPLVRVPQSAGYWLSYIIVDLLIWWGMRRIINNFRKSTLKLAPIAYFSMYRGSISHLPTSYMWSPHVVPKPNDWGPLVDVVGYCFLSLASKYQPREDFVRWIKKGPPPLYFGFGSMPLEDPKGTTDVILEVLRDTEQRGIIDRGWGNLGNLTELSDNVFLLEECPHDWLFPQCSAVVHHGGAGTTATGLKAGCPTTIVPFFGDQFFWGERIYQKELGPAPIPISELNVENLSNAIRFMLQPEVKSRAMEIARLIENEDGVAAAVDAFHRHLPDELPLPTPSLVEDEDLNPLQWFFLRLGRFCCAPCGGV; translated from the exons ATGATGGGTAGTAATGAGATTCAATGCTTGACCCAAGAAGTGTCGGAAGGGGTTCTTGATGGTCGGCAGAAGAACGATCTCAAGAAAATGGAGATAGTAAAGTCACAGGGTGAGGATGAGAAGTTTGGTGGAGCTTCTTCTGAGGACGACGAGTCGGTGCaagtttcttcttcatcaagaaGAG GTTTGGAACATTGCATCACAGCCCCTGTTGGAGCTGAAAGGAACCCACTTATAGTTGATGACAAGTTTATGATTTCTAGATCAATGACAGAAAAGAGTGGATTCCCTAAGCGAGACACAATATTGGACAGGCTGTCTGAGAGGGCGAAG CAACTGATTACTAACTTAGTGAAGATACAAAATGATGGAACTGTTGAAGTTGATCTTGAAAGGAGTGCATCTGTTGCTCCAGAATTGTTAGAGCTCCAATCTTTTGAAGAGTCAACAGTGAGTGGAGGTTTTGGTTCAGAATCAAAAAAATTTGTTCCACGGTTACAAATTGTCATACTTGTGGTTGGAACAAGAGGTGACGTACAACCTTTTGTGGCCATAGCAAAGAGA TTGCAGGAGTATGGTCATCATGTTAGGCTGGCAACTCATGCTAATTTCAAAACATTTGTAAAGTCAGCTGGAGTAGATTTCTATCCTCTGGGTGGTGATCCTCGTATTTTGGCAGGAT ataTGGCTAGGAATAAAGGTTTAATTCCTTCTGGACCGGCCGAAATATCTGTCCAAAGAAAGCAGCTGAAGGCAATCATTGATTCCATTCCTCCAGCATGCACAGCACCTGATATGGAAACTGGTGTTTCTTTCAGAGCTCAGTCTATTATTGCCAATCCTCCTGCTTATG GACATGTACACGTTGCTGAAGCCCTTGGGGTGCCCCTCCATATCTTCTTCACAATGCCTTGGAC ACCAACATATCAGTTCCCCCACCCTTTGGTACGTGTTCCTCAAAGTGCTGGTTATTGG CTGTCCTATATAATTGTAGATCTGCTGATATGGTGGGGAATGCGAAGAATTATCAATAACTTCAGGAAATCGACATTGAAGCTTGCTCCTATTGCTTACTTCAGTATGTACCGTGGATCAATATCTCATTTACCGACTAGCTATATGTGGAGTCCTCATGTTGTTCCAAAACCAAATG ACTGGGGCCCTTTAGTTGacgttgttggttattgtttcTTGAGCCTTGCATCAAAGTATCAACCTCGGGAAGATTTTGTCCGATGGATTAAAAAAGGGCCACCTCCTTTGTATTTTGGGTTTGGGAGCATG cCTCTTGAAGATCCCAAAGGAACAACAGATGTTATATTGGAGGTACTAAGAGATACGGAACAGCGGGGAATTATTGACCGGGGTTGGGGCAATCTAGGGAATT TGACAGAACTTTCTGACAACGTTTTCCTTCTGGAGGAATGCCCTCACGATTGGCTGTTTCCTCAATGTTCTGCTGTG GTGCATCATGGCGGGGCGGGAACCACCGCTACAGGATTAAAAGCTGGG TGTCCAACAACCATAGTTCCATTCTTTGGAGATCAATTCTTTTGGGGAGAGAGAATATATCAGAAAGAATTGGGACCCGCTCCAATCCCAATATCTGAGCTCAACGTTGAGAATTTATCAAATGCCATTAGATTCATGCTCCAACCAGAG GTGAAGTCTCGGGCAATGGAAATTGCTAGGTTGATTGAGAATGAAGATGGTGTTGCTGCTGCGGTTGATGCATTCCATCGACATCTGCCTGATGAGTTACCGCTGCCAACTCCATCTCTGGTGGAGGATGAAGACTTGAATCCTTTACAGTGGTTTTTTCTCCGACTTGGAAGGTTTTGTTGTGCTCCTTGTGGTGGTGTGTAG
- the LOC108326588 gene encoding G-box-binding factor 4 isoform X4, which yields MASSKLMASSHSRNSESSSPSPTPQFTTTNFIPISDAAVTAAPKTVDDVWREIVAGDRRECKEEAPDDEMMTLEDFLAKAGAVDDDNNEEVDCDMKIPMPLTERLGSGVFAFDPLLAATPFQDGVEGSVIGFGNGVEVVEGGRGKRARPVLEQLDKAAQQRQRRMIKNRESAARSRERKQAYQVELESLAVKLEEENDKLLKEKVLSVFIVLKFCPGGHIFLSLSS from the exons ATGGCATCTTCCAAGTTAATGGCTTCTTCCCATTCACGGAACTCAGAGTCCTCCTCTCCTTCTCCCACGCCTCAATTTACCACCACCAACTTCATCCCCATCTCCGACGCCGCCGTCACCGCCGCCCCCAAGACCGTCGATGATGTGTGGCGGGAGATCGTGGCCGGAGACCGCCGCGAATGCAAGGAAGAGGCTCCTGACGACGAGATGATGACTCTCGAAGACTTCCTCGCCAAGGCCGGCGCAGTCGACGATGACAACAATGAAGAAGTCGATTGCGACATGAAGATTCCAATGCCCCTCACGGAGAGGCTTGGCAGCGGCGTCTTCGCCTTCGATCCCCTCCTCGCCGCGACGCCGTTTCAGGATGGAGTGGAAGGCTCCGTCATAGGGTTTGGGAACGGCGTGGAGGTGGTTGAAGGCGGGAGAGGAAAGAGAGCACGTCCCGTTTTGGAACAGTTGGATAAGGCAGCGCAACAGAGACAGAGGAGGATGATTAAAAACAGAGAATCTGCTGCTAGGTCTCGGGAACGCAAGCAG GCTTACCAAGTGGAATTAGAGTCCTTGGCGGTGAAACTAGAGGAGGAAAACGACAAGCTCTTGAAGGAAAAGGTGCTTTCAGTTTTCATTGTTTTGAAGTTTTGTCCCGGGG GTCATATTTTTCTCTCGCTCTCATCATAA